One window of the Candidatus Falkowbacteria bacterium genome contains the following:
- a CDS encoding transposase, translating into MIEWLGKVRNEKMFLNDFGEIVEQCWQDAFRHYPQCEIDKYIIMPNHFHGIIRIVNGDDRDVETIHELSLRMYADDTTCRRMIRRHMLLPKMIGRFKMQSAKQINKIRGTVGERFWQGRFYDRIIRSQEELEQVRWYIRCNPQKWQRDRNNLVIS; encoded by the coding sequence ATGATTGAGTGGCTAGGGAAAGTTAGGAATGAAAAGATGTTTCTAAATGACTTTGGTGAAATTGTTGAGCAATGTTGGCAAGATGCGTTTCGGCATTATCCACAATGTGAAATAGATAAATATATAATTATGCCCAATCATTTTCATGGGATAATTAGAATTGTTAATGGCGACGACCGTGATGTAGAGACAATTCATGAATTGTCTCTACGAATGTATGCAGACGACACAACGTGTCGTCGAATGATTCGTCGCCATATGTTATTGCCCAAAATGATTGGACGATTTAAAATGCAGTCAGCTAAACAAATTAATAAAATAAGGGGGACAGTTGGTGAAAGGTTTTGGCAGGGGAGATTTTACGATCGGATAATTCGAAGTCAGGAGGAATTAGAGCAAGTTCGTTGGTATATTCGTTGCAATCCCCAAAAATGGCAACGTGACAGGAATAATCTTGTAATCTCGTAA
- a CDS encoding epoxyqueuosine reductase QueH, with translation MKILLHSCCAPCGGQVINELQKEGHEVSVYFYNPNIFPEEEYKLRLDEVKRYTEKLGIKLIEGKYVHDEWLELIKGLENEPEKGERCRKCFMHRLGEVAQRAMEDGFDAFASTLTISPHKPAEMINQIGQEFAEFYNLKFIDTIWRKNEGFKKSCELSSQEDFHRQDYCGCEFSQRG, from the coding sequence ATGAAAATATTACTCCATTCTTGCTGTGCTCCGTGCGGCGGGCAAGTTATTAATGAATTGCAAAAAGAGGGACATGAGGTCTCTGTTTATTTTTATAATCCAAATATTTTTCCAGAAGAGGAATATAAACTACGTTTAGATGAGGTTAAGCGTTACACTGAAAAATTGGGGATTAAATTAATTGAAGGAAAATACGTACATGATGAATGGTTAGAGTTAATTAAAGGTTTGGAAAATGAACCAGAAAAGGGTGAGCGCTGTCGCAAATGTTTTATGCATCGACTTGGTGAGGTGGCGCAACGAGCGATGGAGGATGGCTTTGACGCGTTTGCTTCAACTTTAACTATTAGTCCACATAAACCCGCGGAAATGATAAATCAGATCGGCCAGGAGTTCGCAGAGTTTTATAATCTAAAATTCATTGATACGATTTGGCGTAAGAACGAAGGCTTCAAAAAATCTTGTGAATTAAGTTCGCAAGAAGATTTCCACAGGCAGGACTATTGTGGTTGTGAATTTAGTCAGCGCGGATAG
- a CDS encoding four helix bundle protein, with product MEQNNFSAKNQLYDRCLKFGQDCRSLVRQLQKTTANIEDGKQLVRSSGSVGANYIEGWESVSPKDELHRLKICRKEAKESRHWLSLLYVIEDDKKIEAERQRLAQEALELTKILGSIIHGKEGTRIKKKD from the coding sequence ATGGAACAGAATAATTTTTCAGCAAAAAATCAATTATATGACCGTTGTTTAAAGTTTGGTCAGGATTGTAGGTCGTTAGTTAGACAATTACAAAAAACAACGGCCAATATTGAAGATGGAAAACAATTGGTTAGGTCCTCGGGTTCAGTTGGCGCAAATTATATTGAAGGTTGGGAATCAGTAAGTCCAAAAGATGAATTACATAGATTAAAAATATGTCGGAAAGAAGCAAAAGAAAGTCGTCACTGGCTGAGTCTTTTGTATGTAATTGAGGATGATAAAAAAATAGAAGCAGAAAGACAAAGGTTGGCACAAGAGGCTTTGGAGTTAACTAAAATCCTAGGTTCAATAATTCATGGAAAGGAAGGAACTAGAATCAAGAAAAAAGATTAG